A stretch of DNA from Thiothrix subterranea:
CTCATCAATCCCCACGGCACGACGCAACCCGGCAGCATCCAGCATTTGGATGTTGCCGCGAGCTTCCCCGATAAAGCCCTGACGTTTCCAATCCGCAAGGAAACGGCTGACGGTTTCAATCGTCACGCCCAATAACTCCCCAATTTCACCGCGATTCAAGGGCAACGCCACCCACGTATCCGGCGCATTGCCCGCACACCAACGCAATAAAAATGACGCTAACCGTTCAGCCGCTTTTTTCGCGCCTAATTCCACCAACATGCTTTCGGCACGGTGCAGGCGTTCCAGCCAACGCTTGGTCATTTCGGTTTCAATTTTAGGGTGGGTTTGCTTGAGTTTGAGCAAGTCCGACAAGGGTAAACGGCAAACTTCCACCGTATTGAGTGCGATAGCCGAATGCTTATAATCAACCCCCGACAAGCCGCCAAATCCGAAGAAATCCCCATCGCGCAGCAATTGCACAATGTGCGAACGCCCATCCGCTAACGTATTGACAATTTTGACAAAACCTTGGCGCAAGGTGAATGCATAGCGAGCTTCCATCCCCTGATGGTAGATAATTTCATCCGGTGCATACTGGATAATGGCGGGTTGAAACGCCTGAATTTGTTCCACCTCGGTGGCGTCCAAGGTAGCAAAAATCGTAATGGGTCGAATACTACAGGTCGAGCAATGACCTTTGGCTTGTTGGTGTGGCACGCGCATTACCCTTGGGAAATATTATTAGTGATTTATAATATACCCATGTTGTGATCAGGCGCAAAATTAAGGGTAATTGAACCCGAACGCTCGTATTTGAAATCTCAAACCATCCACGCTGTCAGCCGCATCACTTCCTTCAAACCATGCAGGCCGTAATGGTCAAGTAAATTAGGCCGTGTTATTCCACTCATACAGTGCCCAACTGCACTATAGTTAAAGAGATGCACGCATCTATGCTGCATTTCTATCAGCGAGGGCAACACCATGAAACAGTTATTAGCCAGTGCGTTACTGTTCACTGCGACAGCGAGCGTGCAAGCCACGGTTTCCGAATACACCGAATTTTTTATCCCTTACGAACGCACGCAAAGCGGCTACGTGTGTTTAGACGAGCAGCTCATGGAGGCTGAATTCGGCATCCCCTTAGCCAGTTTGATGGAAGGGATTTTTTCCGAAACCAAAACCCTGCACCAAGTATTAGGTGGAACAAGCACTTATCAAAACATCAACTTATTGGTGAATGGCACGATCACGATTCCCTACATTTACAACTTTGACCGTTACACCAGCAGCGGGGTGTTTGAATATTCCTTCACACTGGATATGGCAGCATTTAACACCTTAAATGGCGCAACGGTTGCCGGGCGGCAAAAGACTAAAAATACCGCGAAATTGGCGCTCATTGCGATGCTTAAGACCGCAGAAGCGATACACGGCGCAGGTAATTTCAGGGTGTGGGTAAAGTTCAATAACTTGCCATCACAAACGGGTTTGAGCGGGAGTCTGGTGCACAGCGGTGGCGTGGATTGGCCTACCTGGCCTTATACCGCATCGAGCAGCATTTACAGCACGTATCGGGCAGAGATGCTTGCAGCCGGGTGTTAATCACAAACAAGCACTGCGCAAACGGGCTTCCACCCGCAATGCGGTCATGCGCTGGGTATCCGCGATGGCGGGATATAGGTGAAAATGTGCCGCCACTTCCTGCGCGTAACGACTCGCCAATTGCTCCACCCGATCGCGACTTTCCAGTGATAATGCCTGCAAAGTCAATAAACGAGGCGCAAGCCGCTGTAAGTAACGGGCGCACAAATCTTGTTCTGCCACTTTTGCCCAAGTTTCACGCAATAACAGCGGCGGAAAATGACTCGCCGCCAGCACGTCGCTCACCCCCTCACCAGCGGCATTCAACGCCTGCCCAGTGCCATCCGCTGCCCGCAAAAACCATTGCGCTTGCGGATTTTGCCCCGCGCAATATTTCACCTGTTGCTCCAACCGGTAACTGAGCGGGGGCAGCCCACGCCGCGCTTCTTCGGGGGTATTGTCCAGCTCTAATTGGCTGGCACTGATGCATTTCCATGCGGGGTGAATGGTGGCTTGGCGCATTTCCTGCGGCTGGCGGCAACTGGCTAATAAGGCCAATGGCTGGCGTGTTCTGTCTTCCAGCAACCAAAATTCGTAATAATCGTCTTGTGGCAAGGGGACTTGCGCCGTTTCTAGCGCGGCGACAATCACCCCATGCGCGGCTTCCACCGCAGAGCGGTCAATACTGGGGTCGAGCGGAAAAGGTTTGAAACCGGCGCTGCGTTCCCAACGTCCGATTCGCGCATAGCCGATACCACGCGGGGTGGTGCATTTAAACTGAAGCTCCCAATCCACCCCATTAAAACTTAAGGCACGAATCTGCTCATTCGCCACTACCTGCAAAACGCCATTGAAAGGGTTGTGTAAGCGCTTTGCGTAAGTATCCATGGATTAACCTGCGTTAGGATTCGGACGGGGTTTTCTGCGCCGCTGTTCACCACCGCCACTTTGCTGACGGCGATTATTGTCTTGCCCGTGATGCGCAACCCGTTCACGCTGACTGCGCTGCGGACGGTGCAATTCACTTGGCAGCAATTCCGCATTAATTCGCGCAACCGGCAACGGCTTGCCGGTATACGCTTCAATATCCGGCAAATAAAACGCGGTATCTTCACACGCAAAACTGTGTGCTTCGCCCGATGCACCGGCACGCGCAGTACGCCCAATGCGATGCACGTAATCTTCTGCCACTTGCGGCAAATCAAAGTTGAATACGTGCGACACATCAGGAATGTGCAACCCCCGTGCCGCCACGTCGGTCGCAATCAATACCTGAAAATCACCCGCTTCAAACGCCTGCAACAGCTTTTCGCGCTTATTCTGGCGCACATCGCCGGAAATCAAATCGGACGTAATGCCATTCGCCCGCAAATAATCGTCAATCTTTTCAGCAATGTGCTTAGTATTCACAAACACAATCGCCCGAAACGGTTGAAGTTTGCGAATCAACCCAATTAACAATGGAATTTTTTCATCATTTGCGGGGAAATATACGTGTTCAGCAATATTATCCGCGCCGACCGATTCGGTTTCGATTTTCACCTGCTGCGGGTTATTCATGTGCTCGTAAGCCAATTCCAACACACGCTGCGATAAGGTCGCGGAAAACAGCATATTCAAGCGCTTTGCCGGTGGCGGCAATTTGTGCATCAAATAGCGCACATCCTGAATAAAGCCCATGTCAAACATACGGTCGGCTTCATCCATGACCAACGCTTGCGCGTGTTTCAGGGTAAACACATGCTGCTTGTAATAGTCGATAATGCGCCCCGGCGTGCCGATCAATACGTCGACTGGCGCTTCAAATTGGCGGCGTTGTTTGTCGTAACCCGCGCCCCCGTAGACCAGCACCGAACGCAAGCCGGTGTGTTTACCCAATTCTTCCGCATCCCGCGCAATCTGAATCGCTAATTCGCGAGTTGGCGCAAGAATCAAACAACGCACACTGCCTGCCGCTGCACCCGGTAGCGGATTTGTCAGCAAATGCTGAAAAATGGCGACCAAGAATGCGCCCGTTTTCCCCGTACCCGTCTGGGCTTGCCCGGCAATATCCTGCCCTGCCAAGGCCAATGGCAAGGTTTCCACCTGAATACGCGAGCAAAACTCAAAGCCTGCTTCTGTCAGCGAGGCCAATAAGCGCTCATCCAGCGGGAAGGTATCGAAACGTGTTTGACTTAAGTAAAAATTTTCCATTGCGTGAGAATATCACAATGAATCAGCAAGTCAGCACAAAAAGCACCAGCAATTCTCATTTTGCCCCTCACCCAATAAAATGGCGTAAACTAGACCTATCCCATTGAGATCTGTTCCGGGAGGTGAAGTCAATGAGCTACCCAACCGTTACTGCTGCTGCGCTAACCGCACCGCTCACGTTTGCGGGTATCGTGGAGCAATTGCGCGATACATTCCGCGCCTTCCCCGACTGCCGCAAACCCGGCAATAATACCCGCTATACCTTGGAGGATGCGGGTTTGAGTGCCTTTTCGGTGTTTTTCATGCAGTGTGCGTCCTTTCTGGAATACCAGCGGCGCATGGCGGAGAACCAAGAGCGGAGTAATGCACAGACGTTGTTCGGTGTTCATGCCATTCCCTGCGACAATCAAATTCGCCATTTGCTGGATAGCGTGCCGCCGTCAGCCGTTGCGCCTGCTTACCGTTATCTTTTCAATGGGTTGCAACAGAATGGTTATTTGGATACGTGGCGGGTGCATGACTACGGTTATTTGTTGGCACTGGATGGGACACAGCATTTTTCGTCATCGCACATCCATTGTGAGCAGTGTTTGACGAAGACGCATCACAACGGGACAGTCACCTACTCACACCAAATGCTGACCCCGATTTTAACCGCACCCGATAAACCGCAGGTGATCCCGTTACCGCCAGAGTTCATCAGCCGCCAAGATGGGCAAACCAAGCAAGATTGTGAAATCAACGCCGCTAAACGCTGGCTGGCTCAGTGGGGCGCGGATTACATCCCGCTGGGCATCACGTTTCTGGGGGATGATTTGTATTGTCACCAGCCCTTTTGCCAAGCCGTCCTGGACGCTGGCGCACAGTTCATTTTCAACTGCAAACCCACTTCCCACACGACCTTATATGAAGAGTTGGAAGGGCTAGAGAAAATCGGCGCGATACGTACCCATCTTGTACAGCGGCGGATGGGAAAGCATTCTGTCACGGATACCTACCGTTTTGCGACGCAGATGCCCTTACGTGATGGGGACGATGCCCTGCGTGTCAACTGGTTCAGCCTCACGAGTGTGCGTGATGATGGTAATTGCTTATACCATAACGATTTCGCCACCTCTCACCCTATCACCACCGGCAAGGTCGTCGATCTTGTGAAGGCTGGGAGGTGTCGCTGGAAGATTGAGAACGAAAACAACAATACCCTGAAAACCAAAGGCTACCACTTTGAACACAACTTCGGGCATGGGCAGCAACACCTCGCCAACTTGTTGGCCGCATTAGTGTTATTGGCTTATCTCGTCCATACCGTGATTGACTTGATGGATGAGCGTTTCCGAACTTTACTTCAGAAAGTGGGGTCACGCGAACGTTTGTTCGATGACATCAATACGCTCACGACCTTTTTGTGCTTCAAAAGTTGGACGGCTCTGCTGGATTTTATGCTCGTCGGCTTAGAGCGGCGGCATCATGCGGATGAGATTGAGCAGTGGGTGGTAAAATGAGAATTGCTGAAAAAGCACGACAACTTTACCGGATTTTTCAAGAAAACCTTAGATAACCCTATATTGTCGACAGGCTTTTATTAATATGTCGACAATGTTGCTATTTATCAGTAAATTTACACGTAAATGTATTCTAATAGTCAACATCGTGCGCTATCATTCTTTGCCTTCTTACCGTTCATATGACACATTGTCGACACTATACGGCGCTACCGGAGGCGTAATATGAGTACAACTGCTACACTGGCACAACACCTTGCCAGTACGTTGGGGCTTAAAAACACCAATAACCTTTACTGGAACCAGTCTTCCCCGGTTCTCTACGAACAAGCCCTCAACCGCAGCGAAGGCAAAATCAGCGAAGCTGGCGTCTTTGTCGCCTACACGGGTACATTTACGGGTCGCGCCCCCAATGACAAATTCATTGTGGATGACGCTGGCTCACACGATAAAGTGTGGTGGGGCAAAGTCAATAAAGCACTCACCGAAGCACAATTCGACCAAGTATTAGCGGATGCGCTTCAGTTTTTGGAAGGGCGCGAATTATTCGTCCAAGACTTGTTGGCTGGTGCAAGCGAAGCCGACGAATTGCCAGTGCGCATTATTTCGCAATACGCTTGGCACGCCCTGTTTGCGCGGAATATGTTCATTCGCCCCGACGATTTGAACCGCACCTTAGGCGTAGATGAACCCAAATTCACCGTCATCCACGTACCGGATATGCAAGCCGACCCGGAAAAGCACGGCACGCATTCGGGCGCATTCGTGCTCTTGAACCTGACACGCGGGCTGATCTTGATTGGTGGCACGCACTACGCGGGCGAAATCAAGAAATCCATTTTCTCGGTGCTCAACTATTTGTTGCCACAGCGCGGTATTATGTCGATGCACGCTTCTGCCAATGTCGGCAAAGATGGCGATGTGGCGATTCTATTTGGCTTGTCCGGCACGGGCAAAACCACGCTCTCGGCTGACCCAAATCGCGCCCTGATCGGCGATGACGAACACGGCTGGAGCGATCACGGCGTATTCAATTTGGAAGGCGGTTGTTACGCCAAAGTCATTAATTTGTCGGCAGAACAAGAGCCGATGATCTACAAAACCACCCAAACCTTCGGCACCGTGCTGGAAAACGTGGTGATGGATCAGGCAACCCGTAAACTGAATTTGGATGACAATAGCATCACCGAAAACACCCGCGCCAGCTACCCGATTACACAAATTCCGGGCGCGTTATACCCCGGCAAAGCAGGTCACCCCAAACACATTATTATGCTGACCTGCGATGCATTTGGCGTATTGCCACCGATTTCCAAGCTCACCACTGAGCAGGCGATGTACCACTTTATTTCCGGTTACACTGCCAAAGTCGCGGGTACGGAAAAAGGCGTGACGGAACCAACCGCCACCTTCAGCACGTGCTTTGGTGCGCCCTTCATGGCGTTGCACCCTTCGGTGTATGCAGATTTGCTCGGTGCGAAAATCAATGAACACGGTGTGTCTTGCTGGTTGGTCAATACCGGCTGGACAGGCGGCGGCTATGGCGTGGGCAAACGCATGAATATTCATCATACTCGTAGCATGGTGAATGCCGCGTTGAATGGGGATTTGGATCAGGTTGATACCCGCCGCGATGCGATTTTCGGTTTGAACATCCCGGTTTCGTGCCCGGATGTGCCATCCGACGTATTGGAACCGTCATCGACATGGGCGGATAAAGCGGCATATACCACGAAAGCGACCTATCTGGCGTCACTGTTCCACAAGAACTTTGCGCAATACAGTGCGGGTGTTTCTGCTGCTATTTGCGCGGCTGCGCCATTGCAAGGCAAGGAATAATGCCTCACGCCCTTCTCTCGCACGGGGAGAAGGGCGTTTTGCGGTAAAATCCGCTATAGTGTGCTCTTAACCCCTGACCTCAAGAGCCACCCCATGCCCGCTTCTTTCGCGAATTTGAACCTGCCACCCCAACAACTCGCCAATCTGGGCAATTTGGGTTACAAACTGATGACGGGGATTCAAGCCAAAGCCCTGCCCCACGCATTACAAGGCGCTGATTTAATCGGGCAAGCCAAAACCGGCAGCGGCAAAACCGCCGTGTTCGCGATTACCTTGTTGGCAAAATTAGACCCGCAAAATTTCGCTGCGCAAGCCTTAGTACTCTGCCCCACCCGCGAACTCAGTGCGCAAGTCGCCACCGAAATCCGCCGCTTGGCACGTTACCAACCCAATATTAAAGTCGTGACCTTAACCGGTGGGCAACCACTTGCCCCGCAAGCTGCATCCCTAGAACACGGCGCACACGTCATTGTCGGCACACCGGGGCGCATTAACGACCACATCGGCAAACACACCATCGAACTCAACCAAATCCACACGTTGGTGCTCGACGAAGCCGACCGCATGTTGGAAATGGGTTTCATGGAAGACATCGGCAAAATCATTAGCCTCACCCCGAAACACCGCCAAACCTTGCTGTTTTCTGCCACCTACCCCGACGACATTAAACGCTTGAGTGCGCAATTCCAACGCAACCCGATCGAAGTCAAAGCCGAAGCCTTGCACACCGCCGGGGTCATTAACCAGTATTCGTACCTGTGCAGTAAGACCGAACGGCTGGCCGCACTCGACACCTTGCTGGCGCATTACAAACCGCGTTCGGCGGTCATTTTCTGCAATATGAAAGTCGGGGTACGCGAAATCACCGAACATTTGAGCCAACTCGGTTTCAGCGTCAAAGCCTTGCACGGCGAAATGGAACAGCGCGACCGCGACGAAGTATTCGTGCAATTCAAACACAACAGCTTCAATTTGCTGGTCGCCACCGACGTTGCCGCACGCGGGTTGGACATTGAAGACCTGCCCTGCGTCATCAACTACGAATTGCCGCACGATGCCGACATTTACATCCACCGTATCGGGCGCACCGGACGCGCTGGCAAAGAAGGCATGGCACTCAATCTGCTCACCGATGCCGAACGCCACAAACTGGCTGACATTGGCATTGCGCAAAAAACCGAACTGGATTACGAAGTCATTTCCGCACTGCCCAAAGCGACGCTCAGCCCCACTCAACCCGGCAATGTCACGCTGTGCATTGCGGCGGGGCGCAAGGAAAAAGTCCGCCCCGGTGACATCCTCGGCGCACTGACCGGCGAAGGCGGCATTAATGGCAAATCGGTCGGTAAAATCGACGTGTTGGAATACGCCGCCTACGTTGCCATCGAGCGTAGCGCTGCCAAACAAGCGTTGAATTGCCTGCTGAATGGCAAGATCAAAGGGCGTAAGTTCAAAGTCAAATCGCTATGATAACGTTGTGAGGGATGTTTCATCCTCGGCGAAAACCGCTACTATATGTTCCTACTTTGTTTTGTAGAGCGTTAACAAACCTATGAATAGTCTGGAATGGCGCGTCACCGCCTCCCTTGCTGCGATTTATGCGGTACGGATGTTGGGTCTGTTTATGATCCTGCCCGTATTCGCGCTGTATGCAGAAACCCTCCCGGATTCCACTCCCGCGCTGGCAGGCTTAGCCATTGGCATTTACGGTTTATCGCAAGCGGTATTCCAAATTCCACTCGGCATCCTTTCGGATAAAATCGGGCGCAAGCCGGTCATTATCGGCGGTTTGCTGGTCTTTGCCTTCGGGAGCATCATTGCAGCACTGGCGTCGTCCATGTGGCTCATCGTGCTGGGGCGCATGATTCAAGGCATGGGCGCGGTGGCTGCCCCAACAATGGCACTGGCAGCGGATTTGATTCGTGAAGAACACCGCATTCGCACCATGGGCGTGATTGGGCTGACCATTGGAGTGTCCTTCATGCTGGGAATGATTCTAGGGCCGATCGTCAGTCAAGTGGGTGGTGTCCCCAGTATTTTCTGGTTAACCATGCTACTCGCGTTCTTGGGGATTGCCTTGGTGGTATTCGTGATTCCCAACCCTGCACGCACCTTGCAACACCGTGACGCCGGTATCATCAAAGGCTACCTCAGCACTGCGCTTAGTAATGCGGCATTATTACGCATGAATGTGGGGGTTTTTATCCTGCATTTGGTGATGACCGCCAACTTTTTGGTATTGCCCACCCTGTTCACCCACGAATTGGGGCTGCCAACGGCGGAACATTGGAAGGTGTATTTGCCGGTATTCATTGGCTCATTCGTGCTGTCTGTCCCGTTGATTATTATGGCGGAAAAACAGCGCAAGATTCGCCCGCTCTTGCTGGGTTGCACCGTCTTGCTGATCGTTGCCGAATTACTCATGGCAGCCGGTCACACCCATATTGTGTGGTTACTGGTGGCTTTTTGGCTGTTTTTCATCGGTTTTAATTTTTTGGAAGCGGTGCAACCGTCCTTGGTGGCTAAATATTCCGACGTGAATACCAAGGGAACAGCAATGGGCATTTTCAGCAGCTCCCAATTCTTAGGAATCTTTGCGGGCGGCGCACTCGGCGGCATGGTAAATCATGAGTGGGGTGCAACCGGCGTATTCCTGTTCAGTGCGGTGGTGGTTGGCATCTGGTTATTAGTCGCGCTGCAATTGCCCCAACCGACTTTTTATGCCAGTAAAATCCTGAAGCTGGATCCGCTGCTGTTTTCTGACCCGCAACGCTTGCACACCGAATTGCTGGCTGTCGCTGGCGTGAAGGAAGTCGCACTCGCCGCCGAAGAATGCATCGCTTATCTGAAAATCGATAAGACCGCGCTCGATCAGGCAGGCTTGGATGCATTCTCACCCGCTTCAGCGTAGAATCTTGCGAAATATTGACATAAGGAACGAACATGGCAAATGGTATCAACAAAGTCATTCTGGTCGGCACGGTGGGCAGAGACCCTGAGATGAAATACATGCCCAGCGGTGACGCAATCGCCAATATCAGTGTCGCCACCAGTGAATCATGGAAAGACAAAAATACCGGCGAGAAAAAAGAAGCCACTGAATGGCACAACGTGACTTTTTACCGAGGCTTAGCCAAAGTCGTTGGTGATTATGTTCGCAAAGGCCAATTGCTTTACGTCGAAGGCAGCCTAAAAACCCGTTCGTGGGAAAAAGATGGGCAAAAACACTACCGCACCGAAGTGAACGCCACCGATATGAAAATGCTGGGCGGGCGTCCCGGTGGCGGCATGGGTTCGGGTAATTACGACGACTCATCCGCTTCCCCTGCGCAACGCAGCAGCAATCATGGCGGTGGTTACGGCGGCGGTGCGCCATCTGCTCCGGCGGACAATGCATCCAGCCGTGGCTTTGAAGACTTTGATGACGACATCCCATTCTAAGCAGTATCTAGGGCATACCCTTGCCTAAGCTGGTCTTGATGCCAGTAGGCAAGTAAACCCTTAGTCTCTACAATATTTCTCAGTGCTTGTACTGGAGAGCGCGTAAGACGCCAGCTAGGAGGAATGCAAGCACATAACAATGTTGTGACAACCTATTTGTAAAATGACACAACACTAGAATTACAAGAAATACCTCAGAGCCACCCCTAAAGGTGGCTCTTTTTTTATTTAGTTCTCAAAGCCTTGACCAATCCACGCCGTCAGCGTTTCATGGAACATCACATCGGTCAATTCCTCGATAATCGCCGCTTCAATGTCTTCCGCTTCGTGATCCTGCACTTCGGTTTGCGCCGTTTCCAGCATTTCGGCACGGACTTGCGCCAAATACGCCAAAATTTCTTCCGCTTCGGTGCGTTCAATCGGCAGCATTCCAAAACTAAAAATGTTCTGGTTATTCGGCAGCTTTAGTAAACGCGATGCAATGCAAATATTGGTGGGAATATTGGTCGCATCCAACTGTGCCAACACGCTTGGCTCATCCGAACCTAAACGGCGCACTTCCACTTTTTTACCGACTTTGCCAACCACTTCCCACAGTGCGAGTTCGGAATGTGCAAACGCATCCAGATACTGGCAAGCGAACGATTTATCTTCCTGTTGCACACGAGCACGAATAAAGGCTTCCAGCACACTTTCGCCGTCTTCATTGGTTTCGGTCGTCACAAAATGCTCAAACACATGCGAATGCGCCATTTGCCCTAAGGGTTCTTCGTCAAGATAATCCAGCACTTCATCGCCGGATAATTCCAGCATTTCAGCGGCATAAGCAATCGCATCCGAGAAGACTTCAACCATCCACTCTTCCCACGGCGGGTTCGCAATATAAGCGCTCAGCAGCTCCATTGCGCCGCTGACTTGTTGTTCCTGTTCGGCTGTAATCATGGGATAAATCCTTTTTTAATGGTGGTAAACGGTTATTCTACAACAACCCACGTTCGGCAAACGAGACTACTTGATCGCCGATCACAAAATGATCCAACACCCTGACATCAATTAAATGCAAGGCATCTTTGAGCTTTTGGGTAATGCGTTCATCCGCCTGACTGGGTTCGGCAACGCCAGAAGGATGATTATGCGCGAAAATAATAGCGGCTGCATTGTGATGCAACGCACGGCGCACCACTTCACGCGGGTGTACACTTGCCCCGTCAATCGTACCGCGAAACAGCTCTTCGTACTGAATCACCCGGTGGCGATTATCGAGAAATAAGCAGGCGAATACCTCAAAACGGTAATCGCGCAATTTGGAGGTCAGGTAAAAACGCACCGCTTCAGGGTCACTCAACGCATCACCGCGCCGCATTTTTTCGCTGAGGTAACGTTTGGACATTTCCAATACCGCTTGCAGTTGCACGTATTTGGCTTCCCCCATACCGTGCGTTGCACAAAAATTTTGTGCGTCTGCATCAAATAATTGCCGTAAACTACCAAACGTTTGCAGCAGTTCGCGTGAGAGGTCAACCGCCGTTTTGCCCTTGACCCCAACACGCAGAAAAATTGCCAGTAATTCGGCATCGGACAAGGCTGGTGCACCGCGTAACATCAGTTTCTCACGCGGGCGTTCATCAAGAGGCCAGTCAGTAATTGCCATGGGTTTCGCTTTTATTGTTGAGTATGATTCAAGGGTTTAGAACACAAATTTTATGGCATTCCTTCCTGGTAAGAACATCCTTTTAGGGATAAGTGGCGGTATCGCCGCCTACAAATCCGCTGAACTGACACGTTTGTTAGTAAAAAGCGGCGCAAACGTGCGGGTGTGCATGACCGCTTCCGCTCAAGCCTTCATTACCCCGCTGACGCTGCAAGCCTTGTCCGGCAACCCGGTGCATACCGAATTACTCGACCCACAAGCCGAAATGGGTATGGGGCATATCGAATTGGCACGTTGGGCGGATGTGATTCTGATTGCGCCCGCCACCGCCAATACCTTGGCACGCTTAACCTGGGGCGTGGCAGACGATTTGCTGAGTACGGTTTGCCTTGCCTCCACTGCCCGCGTGATTGTTGCCCCGGCAATGAATCAGCAAATGTGGAAACATGCCGCCACCCAGCACAATCTGCAAACCCTGCAAACACGCGGCGTGACGGTATTCGGCCCTGCTGAAGGTGTGCAAGCCTGTGGCGATAACGGCTTGGGGCGAATGCTCGAACCCGCCGACATTGTGCGCGAATTAGAAACCTGTTGTGCCACCAGTCAATTGTTGCAAGGGGTGCGCGTCTTAATCACCGCTGGCCCTACCCGCGAAGCCATTGATCCAGTGCGCTTTCTCACCAATCGCAGCTCTGGCAAAATGGGTTACGCCGTCGCCTCCGCAGCGGTCAACATGGGCGCAAAGGTCATGTTGGTTTCCGGGCATGTGGCGTTAGATTGCCCCACTGGAGTAAGCCGCGTTATCACCGAATCGGCAGCCGATATGCTCAACGCCACCCATGAAGCCGCGAAACAAGCCGATGTATTCATTGCCACCGCCGCCGTTGCCGATTACACCCCCATTAACGTGGCAGACCGCAAAATCAAAAAGAACGCGGCTACCCTTAATCTGGAAATGCAGCGCACCACCGATATTTTGGCTAC
This window harbors:
- the ssb gene encoding single-stranded DNA-binding protein encodes the protein MANGINKVILVGTVGRDPEMKYMPSGDAIANISVATSESWKDKNTGEKKEATEWHNVTFYRGLAKVVGDYVRKGQLLYVEGSLKTRSWEKDGQKHYRTEVNATDMKMLGGRPGGGMGSGNYDDSSASPAQRSSNHGGGYGGGAPSAPADNASSRGFEDFDDDIPF
- the radC gene encoding RadC family protein, coding for MAITDWPLDERPREKLMLRGAPALSDAELLAIFLRVGVKGKTAVDLSRELLQTFGSLRQLFDADAQNFCATHGMGEAKYVQLQAVLEMSKRYLSEKMRRGDALSDPEAVRFYLTSKLRDYRFEVFACLFLDNRHRVIQYEELFRGTIDGASVHPREVVRRALHHNAAAIIFAHNHPSGVAEPSQADERITQKLKDALHLIDVRVLDHFVIGDQVVSFAERGLL
- the coaBC gene encoding bifunctional phosphopantothenoylcysteine decarboxylase/phosphopantothenate--cysteine ligase CoaBC; translation: MAFLPGKNILLGISGGIAAYKSAELTRLLVKSGANVRVCMTASAQAFITPLTLQALSGNPVHTELLDPQAEMGMGHIELARWADVILIAPATANTLARLTWGVADDLLSTVCLASTARVIVAPAMNQQMWKHAATQHNLQTLQTRGVTVFGPAEGVQACGDNGLGRMLEPADIVRELETCCATSQLLQGVRVLITAGPTREAIDPVRFLTNRSSGKMGYAVASAAVNMGAKVMLVSGHVALDCPTGVSRVITESAADMLNATHEAAKQADVFIATAAVADYTPINVADRKIKKNAATLNLEMQRTTDILATIKQTYPHLFTVGFAAETHDLMTYARSKLERKNLDMIAANSVADGKAFDQPTNALEVVWKDGHTSLPEMDKHALATALMQLVAAQYLQRKQPTHDHD